Proteins encoded in a region of the Paenibacillus thermoaerophilus genome:
- a CDS encoding Crp/Fnr family transcriptional regulator, translating into MIRKTAAHADEIAQQSAYCEQEGGIPLLSGEPFRLLQSVMYDKKAEAGSCVVWEGDPTGKLYYIRSGRIKLIKTTEEGSKLCLSVLGAGDLFGELTLMGGSTYGYGAEAIEDTELGVIQEKDLEILLHRHGDLAVAFAKWMSLQHGITQSKFRDLLMFGKPGALASTLIRLANTYGVAKPDGIRIGFRLTHTELGEMIGATRESVNRMLSELKANGIVEVQNGYLTIRSLQGLKALCQCPSFPACPKEICRI; encoded by the coding sequence ATGATCCGGAAAACGGCGGCACACGCGGACGAAATCGCGCAACAATCGGCATATTGCGAACAAGAGGGGGGCATCCCGCTGCTGTCGGGCGAGCCTTTCCGGCTTCTGCAGAGCGTCATGTACGACAAAAAAGCGGAGGCGGGCAGTTGCGTGGTGTGGGAGGGCGATCCGACGGGCAAACTGTACTACATCCGCAGCGGCCGGATCAAACTGATCAAGACGACGGAGGAAGGCTCGAAGCTTTGCTTGTCCGTCCTCGGCGCCGGCGATCTGTTCGGAGAATTGACGTTGATGGGCGGCAGCACGTACGGTTACGGCGCGGAAGCGATAGAGGATACCGAACTGGGCGTAATCCAGGAGAAGGATCTGGAGATTTTGCTGCACCGCCACGGAGATCTGGCTGTCGCGTTCGCGAAATGGATGTCCTTGCAGCACGGCATTACGCAGTCCAAGTTCCGCGACCTGCTGATGTTCGGGAAGCCGGGCGCGCTGGCTTCGACGCTGATCCGTCTGGCCAATACGTACGGCGTGGCCAAGCCGGACGGCATCCGGATCGGCTTCAGGCTGACCCATACGGAGCTGGGGGAGATGATCGGAGCGACACGCGAAAGCGTCAATCGGATGCTGAGCGAGTTGAAAGCGAACGGAATCGTGGAGGTCCAAAACGGCTACTTGACGATCCGCTCGCTCCAGGGCTTGAAGGCTTTGTGCCAATGCCCATCGTTCCCCGCCTGTCCGAAAGAGATTTGCCGGATTTGA
- a CDS encoding GAF domain-containing protein, which yields MEVLSLSEAIDRLRADIGCDFAAFAQPDPAHAAWRWTHASGSESGRYLRLTVRPGRGVAGIALLTGRLVASDRHRYAADLRKDDAPLWIPERLESAAAVPVRLGKQRTAVLLIGRRDPGPFAPGQLEGLQEAAERLALLFAAAQ from the coding sequence ATGGAAGTCCTGTCGCTATCGGAAGCGATCGATCGGCTGCGCGCCGATATCGGCTGCGACTTTGCCGCATTCGCGCAGCCCGATCCCGCCCATGCGGCTTGGAGATGGACGCACGCTTCCGGATCGGAGAGCGGCCGTTATCTCCGGCTGACCGTGAGGCCGGGCCGGGGCGTCGCCGGGATCGCCCTGCTGACCGGCCGGCTGGTCGCTTCCGACCGCCACCGGTACGCCGCCGATCTGCGGAAGGACGACGCGCCGTTGTGGATTCCGGAACGGCTGGAGAGCGCCGCCGCGGTTCCGGTGCGGCTGGGCAAGCAGCGGACCGCCGTTCTGCTGATCGGCCGCAGAGATCCCGGGCCCTTCGCCCCCGGCCAGCTCGAAGGACTGCAAGAAGCCGCCGAACGGCTCGCCCTGC